A segment of the Cytophagia bacterium CHB2 genome:
TAACCGCCGCTTACAGGCGGTTTTTCCCGGGCCAGGATTCCGGCCGTCTTCGACGAGGAAAGTTATATCGAACTTTAGGGAAGAAACATGCGGAAAAGTGATGATCGTTTTGCCGAGGCTGAACGACTGTGGGAAGACGGGGAATTTGAAAAAGCCATGGCGGTGTACAACCAGATCCTCTCCGACGAAACCATCCCGAAAATGGCGCGCGCCATCGTGTGCGAGTATATCGGGCGCCTGCACGTCGGCATGGGCAACATCGCCACCGCGGAAGAGTATTTGACCGCCGCGGTGAAAATGAATCCCGACGGGGTGGAACATCACGTGCAATTGGCGAATTGCCTGTGCCTCGCCAGCCGGCAGGAAGATGCCTGGGAATTGATTCATCAGCTTTACCGCCGCTTTCCGGAGCATCCCGCAGCCATGCACTACATGGGCAAAATGCTCGATGAACGCGGCGATCATGAGCGCGGCTTCGAACTGATGAAGCAGGCGATCAAACTGGATCCCATGAACGAACGCTTTCTCGCGGATTTGTCGTTTGCCTACATGATGCGCGGCAATGCGGGCGCGGCCATGATTTGCAGCGAAGAAGCCATGTCGCTCAACCCGAACGATGAAGTCGTGCAGTTCATCCACGAAGTTGCAACGGAATTCGAAAAACAGGAAAGCGAAAAACAAAAATCGCCGGCGCCCCGCACGCAATGGCGCAAACGTCGCAACCCCAGCCAGAAGGCCTCCCGCCCGGGCGTTTAGGAGTACCGTTTAAATAATTTACTCATTTCCTCGAAACCGCGAAGGCACGCTAAAAAACGCGAATAAGAAATATGATTAGCGCACATTCGCGTTAATTAGCGGTTCAAGGAAAAGAGTGTGTGAAAAGAGTGTGTTATTTAGTTGGCGTTCCTTCTTTCCCGCAAAACACCCACTTCCCGCTTAACGACCGCAAAAAAATCTTGCTTTACATCGCTGCTTTTTGCATACTCCTGCCAATGAATTCGGGCGGCTGCTGAAAACCTAAAATGTCGGCAGATTTTTGGAGGAGTCTTGATGCAAACCCCTTCACATTGCATTTCTTCCAACCGTTTATCAAAAAACGTTCACCAAGCTACGCCCATTTCAACCACTGCGTGCCCCTTTTTTTCGCAGGGAAACACTTGGCATGTAATACGAGCCATTGTATGGTTCGGGGGTGAAATGATGATGTACAACGAATCTCTATTGATCCCAATGTATGTCATGGCCAAGCCTGTATCAAAGGTAATCGTATTCCAGTACATCAAATAATTTTGATGCTTACAAACGGTGACACAATTGAGGCGCTACTCGAGGCCTATCCATCAATAACGTGTGAAGACATACTCGCTTGCCTGGAGTATGCTGGTACACTGGCAGAAAAACAACTCACACCGATTGAGGCGTTTGTAAGTTAGCCATGAAGATTTTAGTGGATGAAAAATATCCCATCGATTATTAACGAAGCGAAGCTTTTACCGGAGCTCTCAGCAGAGCGAATGAGATTGGCAGTGGTTCGAGTGTAACCGCCGGGCTGCTCCAACCAGGTCGCCTTTTGAAATGTATGACGAGAAATCGTTTCGTACGGCTCTCCGGGGGCAATCGGGGCGTAAACCATGTGACCTATAAACAAGGACTTTTATGCCAATGAAGATTAACCTCAGTGGGAATGCAGTGTTGACTTTTGAAACTCTTGAAGAGGCTTGCGACTGG
Coding sequences within it:
- a CDS encoding DUF433 domain-containing protein; amino-acid sequence: MSIDPNVCHGQACIKGNRIPVHQIILMLTNGDTIEALLEAYPSITCEDILACLEYAGTLAEKQLTPIEAFVS
- a CDS encoding tetratricopeptide repeat protein; translation: MRKSDDRFAEAERLWEDGEFEKAMAVYNQILSDETIPKMARAIVCEYIGRLHVGMGNIATAEEYLTAAVKMNPDGVEHHVQLANCLCLASRQEDAWELIHQLYRRFPEHPAAMHYMGKMLDERGDHERGFELMKQAIKLDPMNERFLADLSFAYMMRGNAGAAMICSEEAMSLNPNDEVVQFIHEVATEFEKQESEKQKSPAPRTQWRKRRNPSQKASRPGV